The following coding sequences are from one Candidatus Kapaibacterium sp. window:
- a CDS encoding chorismate synthase, which yields MNTFGRIFRVSIFGESHGPIVGVLIDGCPPGIALNVDDFHADLDRRKPGITGTTTRIEDDIPKLLSGVYEGKTTGSPLTITFENNQQRSGDYEKNQFIPRPGHSDYTAHIKFKGFNDFRGGGHFSGRLTAPLVAAGVVAKKLIGSIKIQAQIIEIGGEKNYDEVLNNAIQSGDSLGGIVECVISGVPIGLGEPFFDSVESVISHAVFSIPAIKAIEFGRGFESAKISGSAMNDEIIDSDGKTSTNNAGGVNGGISNGNDIVFRIAVKPTSSISKTQNTIDIRTGEQTKLSTQGRHDACIALRVPPVLEAVAAICIADMVMLNKSY from the coding sequence ATGAATACATTTGGCAGAATATTTAGAGTAAGCATTTTCGGCGAATCGCACGGACCTATTGTTGGAGTTTTGATTGACGGTTGTCCACCCGGAATAGCGCTGAATGTTGATGATTTCCATGCAGATTTGGACCGACGCAAACCCGGAATTACAGGCACAACTACTCGAATTGAGGATGATATTCCTAAATTGTTGTCAGGTGTTTATGAAGGCAAGACCACCGGGTCGCCATTAACGATAACATTTGAGAATAATCAGCAACGAAGCGGAGATTATGAAAAAAATCAATTCATTCCTCGCCCGGGACATTCAGATTATACTGCACATATCAAATTCAAAGGTTTCAATGATTTTCGAGGTGGTGGGCACTTTTCAGGGAGATTGACGGCACCCTTAGTAGCAGCAGGCGTTGTGGCTAAAAAGTTGATTGGCTCAATCAAAATCCAAGCTCAAATAATTGAAATTGGCGGTGAAAAAAATTATGATGAAGTGCTCAATAATGCTATTCAATCCGGTGATTCACTTGGTGGAATTGTCGAATGCGTTATTTCCGGCGTTCCGATTGGATTAGGCGAACCATTTTTCGATTCTGTTGAATCTGTCATTTCACATGCAGTATTTTCAATTCCTGCTATAAAAGCGATTGAATTCGGCAGAGGATTTGAATCTGCCAAAATTAGCGGTAGTGCTATGAATGACGAGATAATTGATTCTGATGGTAAGACATCCACTAATAATGCCGGAGGAGTGAATGGTGGCATCTCAAATGGCAACGATATAGTTTTTCGGATTGCAGTTAAACCGACTTCCTCAATATCGAAAACTCAAAATACGATTGATATCAGAACCGGAGAGCAAACTAAATTGAGCACACAAGGGCGTCATGATGCCTGTATAGCACTACGTGTACCGCCAGTTTTAGAAGCTGTTGCAGCTATATGTATTGCAGACATGGTGATGCTAAATAAATCTTATTGA
- a CDS encoding T9SS type A sorting domain-containing protein, which produces MKSLIYIIAFIFTFANCFAEESDNCKIQGFERPAWNKADSGTNVSERYNPVNPTVLLHPNPTGGAFIITSKSTEFVAGSISITDLLGQIVIEDVKFEVINSESIEVRDERFTKAPRGIYFLRIFSENETIQLKLVKFE; this is translated from the coding sequence ATGAAAAGTTTAATATATATTATAGCCTTTATTTTCACCTTTGCGAATTGCTTCGCTGAGGAATCGGATAATTGCAAAATACAGGGATTTGAGCGTCCAGCATGGAACAAAGCGGATTCAGGAACTAATGTAAGCGAAAGGTATAATCCCGTAAATCCCACGGTATTATTGCACCCCAACCCCACCGGTGGAGCATTCATCATAACATCAAAATCCACAGAGTTCGTTGCAGGAAGCATTTCGATTACGGATTTACTCGGACAAATCGTGATTGAAGATGTCAAATTTGAAGTTATCAATAGTGAATCAATTGAAGTGAGAGATGAAAGATTCACCAAAGCCCCACGCGGAATTTATTTTTTGAGAATTTTTTCGGAAAATGAGACAATCCAACTAAAACTTGTCAAGTTCGAATAA
- a CDS encoding carboxymuconolactone decarboxylase family protein, with the protein MSLFEDFQNRRTRGNELVNSQDFLPYKRFYNLDTTAYSEGALSSKSKELMGLACSLVLRCNDCVLYHIDKAIEFGATREELNETMNISLVIGGSIVIPHLRFAVEAMEERLSRG; encoded by the coding sequence ATGAGTTTATTTGAAGACTTCCAAAATAGACGAACTCGCGGAAATGAGTTAGTCAATTCGCAGGACTTTTTACCCTATAAGCGATTTTACAACCTTGATACCACCGCTTATTCGGAAGGTGCACTCTCATCGAAATCTAAGGAATTGATGGGATTGGCTTGTTCATTAGTCTTGCGATGTAATGATTGCGTACTTTATCACATTGACAAAGCTATCGAATTTGGTGCTACTCGCGAAGAACTGAATGAGACAATGAATATTTCACTCGTAATTGGTGGCTCGATTGTAATTCCCCACTTGCGATTTGCCGTAGAAGCAATGGAAGAGCGATTAAGTCGTGGTTAA
- the gpmA gene encoding 2,3-diphosphoglycerate-dependent phosphoglycerate mutase — protein sequence MYKLVLVRHGESTWNQENRFTGWVDVDLTEKGRTEALTAAHMLKESGLTFDVAYTSVLKRAVRTLWTILDEMDLLWLPVIRDWRLNERHYGALQGLNKSDMAKQYGEEQVLIWRRSYDTPPPALDESHEYYPGHDRRYANVPQNLLPKGECLKDTVERVLPLWNDILVPEIKSGKRLIIAAHGNSLRAMVKMLDKMPDDEILKFNVPTGIPLVYDLDENLQPIKREFLADEETLKKAMESVANQGKAK from the coding sequence ATGTATAAGTTAGTATTAGTACGACACGGCGAAAGCACCTGGAATCAGGAAAACAGATTTACCGGTTGGGTTGATGTGGATTTGACCGAAAAAGGTCGGACAGAAGCCCTCACTGCAGCCCATATGCTGAAAGAATCTGGATTAACATTCGATGTGGCTTACACATCGGTACTCAAAAGAGCTGTCCGCACACTTTGGACAATTTTGGACGAGATGGATTTGCTGTGGCTTCCGGTAATCAGGGATTGGAGATTGAACGAACGTCATTACGGCGCTTTGCAAGGATTGAACAAATCCGATATGGCAAAACAATATGGTGAAGAGCAAGTTTTGATATGGCGTCGCAGCTATGATACTCCTCCGCCTGCACTCGACGAAAGTCACGAGTATTATCCGGGTCACGACCGCCGCTATGCTAATGTTCCGCAAAATCTGCTCCCAAAAGGTGAATGCCTCAAAGACACAGTCGAACGCGTGTTGCCACTTTGGAATGATATATTAGTTCCGGAAATCAAGTCCGGTAAACGCTTAATCATCGCTGCTCATGGAAATTCTTTAAGAGCAATGGTAAAAATGTTGGATAAAATGCCCGATGACGAAATTTTGAAATTTAATGTCCCAACCGGGATACCGCTTGTATATGATTTGGACGAAAACTTGCAACCAATAAAAAGAGAGTTTCTCGCAGATGAAGAAACCCTCAAAAAAGCTATGGAAAGCGTAGCTAACCAAGGCAAAGCAAAATAA
- a CDS encoding STAS domain-containing protein has translation MFVKNSSQNGYLVLLIAEQKLTVNISNEFREGLIQLINEGHYKIVLDLSKVTFMDSSALGSVIAGYNHLLEVSKKMNEEASFRICCLTQNVQSLFNLLRITDIIGVYDNVEDATTKI, from the coding sequence ATGTTCGTAAAAAATTCAAGCCAAAACGGTTATCTTGTACTGTTGATAGCCGAACAGAAGCTAACAGTAAACATTTCTAACGAATTTAGAGAAGGGTTGATTCAATTAATCAATGAAGGTCATTACAAAATTGTACTTGATTTGTCAAAGGTTACTTTCATGGATAGTTCGGCTTTAGGCTCGGTGATCGCGGGGTATAATCATTTGCTGGAAGTATCTAAAAAAATGAACGAAGAAGCATCATTTCGCATTTGCTGTTTGACACAAAATGTTCAATCTTTGTTTAATTTGCTCAGAATTACTGACATCATTGGAGTTTACGATAACGTAGAAGATGCAACAACAAAAATCTAA
- a CDS encoding ATP-binding protein: protein MNSELRLMQFQGYSDILINEIGDENQISRLNIIKQNSNNLLSLINDLLSLSKLQSGLVEVVVDEIDLKQVFDEIYDIFSFQINMKGLDFNVNFNQDVNVRLRLDEIMLRQILFNLIGNAIKFTHEGSVTVKVEFQNLRSNILDLEFQVIDTGMGISDEYKAHLYDIFSQANEHNSKSFGGAGLGLAIVSRLVKKLNGELKIDSKVGVGSTFTLKLVDIPFIKLKKASETKYVHSEGFILKNIKSILVVNDQKLDREKLKQMFRSYNASYYEADKAESAIVLASEIKPDLIFMNLRMSGMNGIEAARHIKLNKSTRDIPIIAISNVHSGLKIDEEMHLFYSTIKKPIQSDELNSVLRRIDKNFKEIL, encoded by the coding sequence ATGAATTCCGAACTCCGCTTAATGCAATTTCAGGGTTATTCGGATATTCTGATTAACGAAATTGGTGATGAAAATCAAATTTCAAGATTGAATATAATCAAACAAAATAGTAATAATCTTCTTTCATTAATCAATGACTTACTGAGTTTATCTAAACTACAATCGGGATTAGTTGAAGTAGTTGTGGATGAAATTGATTTGAAACAAGTTTTTGATGAAATTTACGACATTTTCAGCTTTCAAATCAATATGAAGGGACTTGATTTTAATGTTAATTTCAATCAAGATGTCAATGTAAGATTGAGATTAGATGAAATTATGCTACGCCAAATCCTATTCAATCTGATTGGTAACGCCATCAAATTTACTCACGAAGGCTCAGTTACTGTAAAAGTTGAATTTCAGAATCTACGAAGTAACATATTAGACCTTGAGTTTCAAGTGATTGATACAGGAATGGGCATTTCCGATGAATATAAGGCTCATCTATACGATATATTTTCACAAGCAAACGAGCATAATAGCAAGAGTTTTGGAGGAGCAGGCTTGGGTTTGGCAATTGTCTCGCGATTAGTCAAAAAGCTTAATGGTGAATTGAAAATTGATTCAAAAGTTGGTGTCGGTTCAACATTTACCTTGAAACTTGTAGATATACCTTTCATCAAATTGAAGAAAGCTTCAGAGACAAAGTACGTACATAGTGAGGGATTTATCTTGAAAAACATCAAATCAATTCTTGTGGTGAATGACCAAAAATTAGATAGAGAAAAGCTCAAACAGATGTTCAGGTCGTATAATGCAAGCTATTATGAAGCTGATAAAGCTGAAAGTGCTATTGTATTAGCATCTGAAATCAAACCCGACTTAATTTTTATGAATCTGAGAATGTCAGGAATGAATGGGATTGAAGCTGCAAGGCACATCAAGCTTAACAAAAGCACACGCGATATTCCAATTATTGCCATAAGCAATGTTCATTCCGGTTTAAAAATTGACGAAGAAATGCATTTGTTTTATTCCACGATAAAAAAACCAATACAAAGCGATGAACTTAACTCAGTTTTGAGACGTATTGATAAAAATTTCAAAGAAATTCTATAA
- a CDS encoding aspartate 1-decarboxylase, translating into MLRNFLKSKIHQATITQAELYYEGSLTIDIELMETADIRPYEKVAVVDINNGERFETYVIPGKRGTGVMCVNGAAARLVSVGDLIIVMSYCQLNAEEIENYKPLVVLLDRENHIKQISHLITNELGE; encoded by the coding sequence TTGTTAAGAAATTTTTTAAAATCGAAGATTCACCAAGCTACTATAACCCAAGCGGAATTATATTACGAAGGTAGTTTGACAATTGATATTGAATTGATGGAAACAGCCGACATCCGCCCTTACGAGAAGGTTGCGGTGGTTGATATAAATAATGGCGAAAGATTCGAAACTTACGTGATTCCGGGCAAACGCGGCACGGGTGTAATGTGTGTCAATGGTGCAGCAGCCCGCTTAGTATCTGTCGGTGATTTGATTATCGTCATGAGCTACTGCCAGTTGAATGCCGAAGAAATCGAAAACTATAAGCCACTTGTGGTATTGTTAGACAGAGAAAACCACATCAAGCAAATTTCGCATTTAATCACAAACGAATTAGGCGAATGA
- a CDS encoding sugar phosphate nucleotidyltransferase, whose translation MTRNLSTIVLAAGKGKRMLNPELPKVLTKLQNKALIDYVLELIQDLNPEKSVIVVGFQKDQVIEHIKNLNFPNIEFAEQKEQLGTGHAVMSAYDNLVDFNGDVLILAGDVPMMRTSTIRKFINLHTEAASRVSVLSTDAPNPTGYGRIIRDSADSFIKIVEEKDADTEQKLVKEINSGIFLVDSKLLFDALQKIGNKNAQNEYYLTDIIQILRDEGESVHAINCSDFAELQGINTLEDLLRAEQILQHLKQTMENDNV comes from the coding sequence ATGACAAGGAATCTATCTACCATTGTGCTTGCTGCAGGTAAGGGCAAGCGTATGCTCAATCCCGAATTACCCAAAGTTCTGACCAAACTACAAAACAAAGCATTGATTGATTATGTGCTTGAGTTAATCCAAGACCTCAATCCCGAAAAATCTGTGATTGTGGTTGGTTTCCAAAAAGACCAAGTCATCGAACACATCAAAAATTTAAACTTCCCGAATATTGAATTTGCCGAACAAAAAGAGCAACTCGGCACAGGTCACGCAGTAATGTCAGCATATGACAATCTTGTCGATTTCAACGGCGATGTGCTTATTCTTGCCGGAGATGTACCTATGATGCGTACTTCTACGATTCGGAAATTTATTAATCTGCACACTGAAGCCGCTTCAAGAGTTTCGGTTCTTTCTACAGATGCCCCAAATCCGACAGGATATGGACGCATAATAAGAGATTCGGCAGATAGTTTTATCAAAATCGTCGAAGAAAAAGACGCCGACACTGAGCAAAAACTCGTTAAAGAGATAAATAGCGGAATCTTCCTCGTGGACAGCAAATTGCTATTCGACGCGCTCCAAAAAATTGGCAACAAAAATGCCCAAAATGAATATTATTTGACCGATATCATCCAAATTTTGCGAGATGAGGGCGAATCGGTTCATGCAATAAATTGTTCGGATTTTGCAGAATTGCAAGGTATCAATACTTTGGAAGATTTGCTTCGCGCCGAACAAATTTTACAACATTTAAAACAAACAATGGAAAACGACAATGTATAA
- the aroA gene encoding 3-phosphoshikimate 1-carboxyvinyltransferase — MKFVTRSNIQGILTAPPSKSHSQRLLLNSILTSSEIIIKNLSDCEDSILLIYALKQWGKSLEFDSESAILSGEIKRTDRLIHLGESGFCARVLPLVALCFEGKTVFSGTKSLFQRPLSDLTAIANQLNASIEIDYHSCNITSHGQAVGADISLDGSVSSQYLSGILYLFSKLEIFKTINVKSLKSKGYIDYTLDTLQSMDISFANVDYSKFKLLNISHNPTNEFIVEGDWSAAAFLMVLGAITGRIEIKGLNHDSVQPDRAILDLLQKIGAEIFLTKDSIVVEKSELKAFDYDSTHTPDLVPALIPLAMSISGKSTIKGVERLKFKESDRLANLVNQFKHMGSEIEIIDGVIEINGGKIIGGTAQTFNDHRLVMSFAVAGAISERGVTIDEEGCVSKSYPEFWNDMKKINLDSK, encoded by the coding sequence ATGAAATTCGTAACACGCTCTAATATTCAAGGTATCTTAACTGCACCGCCTTCCAAGAGCCATTCACAAAGGCTTTTGCTAAATTCTATTTTAACAAGCTCGGAGATAATAATCAAAAATCTATCGGATTGTGAAGATTCAATACTGCTGATTTATGCTTTGAAACAATGGGGCAAGTCTCTTGAATTTGATAGTGAAAGTGCTATCTTAAGTGGAGAAATTAAACGAACCGACAGATTAATCCATCTTGGTGAATCAGGTTTTTGTGCAAGAGTTTTGCCATTAGTGGCGCTTTGCTTTGAAGGAAAGACTGTCTTCAGCGGGACAAAAAGTTTATTTCAAAGACCGCTTAGCGATTTGACTGCAATTGCAAATCAGCTGAATGCTTCGATTGAAATCGATTACCATAGTTGTAATATAACTTCTCACGGACAGGCAGTAGGTGCAGATATAAGCCTTGATGGAAGTGTAAGTTCGCAATATCTTAGCGGAATTTTGTACCTATTTTCAAAGCTGGAAATTTTCAAAACTATTAATGTTAAATCATTGAAAAGTAAAGGATATATAGATTATACCTTAGATACTTTACAATCCATGGATATTAGTTTTGCAAATGTTGATTATTCAAAATTCAAACTCTTGAATATCAGTCATAATCCAACCAATGAATTCATCGTTGAGGGAGATTGGAGTGCGGCTGCTTTTTTAATGGTCTTAGGAGCTATAACCGGTCGAATTGAAATTAAGGGATTGAACCATGATTCAGTCCAACCTGATAGAGCAATTTTAGATTTATTACAAAAGATTGGAGCAGAAATCTTCTTAACAAAGGATAGCATTGTTGTTGAAAAATCAGAACTTAAAGCATTCGATTATGATTCAACTCATACACCGGATTTGGTACCTGCATTGATTCCATTGGCAATGTCAATTTCGGGTAAATCAACTATAAAAGGCGTTGAACGTCTGAAATTCAAGGAAAGTGACAGGCTGGCAAATTTAGTCAATCAATTTAAGCACATGGGCTCTGAGATTGAAATTATTGATGGAGTTATTGAAATCAATGGTGGAAAAATAATCGGCGGAACTGCTCAAACTTTCAATGACCACAGATTGGTTATGTCTTTTGCTGTTGCAGGAGCGATATCTGAACGTGGAGTTACGATTGATGAAGAAGGCTGCGTCAGCAAATCTTATCCTGAATTTTGGAATGATATGAAGAAAATAAATTTGGACTCAAAATGA
- a CDS encoding DUF5686 and carboxypeptidase regulatory-like domain-containing protein, whose product MKDTTFVFSGYVYDREEGKALQSVTVRVAALHVGTFTKSDGSFNLRLMPGKHTLMFSMVGREKFIMDIDLTKDSYTNEIFLKSSSSMTEAVVVIAEDPGERIMRKVNERKQSFKDSLQTYTYMLYTKFSAATDSSTAGRSEDRTDTTIVSIFESYSKGYFRAPDSYYNEIIQRRQSQNIPASSNFVTFGTNTNSYEDFVTILGEKIATPFYPDAHEFYEFILDEKYFDPDNRMIARILAYPDSKTRKMFTGILLIDTLNLIPKYVELSPTQAVQLPFSAILRFKQTFTLIDSSFVMPKELDIFGSAEANILWLMTPRLDIRITTRAYDYEINQPIPNSYFNRRRVEAAATASEFDSIYWKQNDFGLLSPKEIQAYESIRLNMENPDSALRQNLFNEYFGVVARTISRLDRKPFTGFEDVISYNRVQGLYLGMGLRTPLTDRLVMQNKVGYGFADDELYGQSQLQYYFDELEQFSVYSLVHKSLNRSDELSQLRKPTMSLVTLFSGRDYGDYYYSQGFEFGVEAGIGQLVFLRRDNFFRPKRIKLYFKSDKQMNADINSTFSIFGKGVSRDNPRIIEGNMNSIGMEMNWDYHSRRRFSESGFQLAAEISNKAIGSDFDFTRFHGAFFVRFQTMPSWLADFRIIGGYSIGKVPPQKFFSLESSTSGIASAISLRAMNVKEFYGSEFFIASFEHNFGELIPGILRIPSVAAFGIEFIAFGRLAFTDFGKDAIFASDSVSSFIPPTTASTSDKYYYETGIGLNKILIFFRIDLTARLSQRSKPQFILTFTNASF is encoded by the coding sequence ATGAAAGATACAACTTTTGTGTTTTCGGGCTATGTATATGACCGCGAAGAAGGTAAAGCCTTGCAGAGCGTGACTGTTCGGGTTGCGGCTTTGCACGTTGGCACATTTACCAAAAGCGACGGCTCGTTTAATCTGAGATTGATGCCCGGCAAACACACGCTTATGTTTTCCATGGTCGGCAGAGAGAAATTTATCATGGATATTGATTTAACAAAAGATTCATATACAAACGAAATCTTTCTCAAGAGCAGTTCGTCCATGACTGAAGCTGTCGTGGTAATAGCCGAAGACCCGGGCGAAAGAATAATGAGGAAGGTAAATGAACGGAAACAAAGCTTCAAAGATTCGCTCCAAACTTATACTTATATGCTTTATACGAAGTTTTCTGCGGCAACTGATTCGTCAACAGCCGGCAGAAGCGAGGATAGAACCGATACCACAATAGTATCCATATTCGAATCATATTCAAAAGGCTACTTCAGAGCGCCGGACAGCTATTATAATGAAATTATCCAAAGACGGCAAAGCCAAAATATACCCGCAAGTTCAAATTTTGTCACTTTCGGCACAAACACCAATTCATACGAAGATTTTGTAACTATACTCGGCGAAAAAATTGCGACACCATTTTATCCCGATGCACATGAATTTTACGAATTTATTCTTGATGAAAAGTACTTTGACCCTGATAATCGAATGATAGCGAGGATACTCGCCTATCCCGATAGCAAGACGAGAAAAATGTTCACAGGGATTTTGTTGATTGATACTTTGAATCTGATTCCGAAATATGTAGAGTTATCCCCTACTCAAGCCGTTCAGTTGCCTTTTTCGGCAATTTTGCGATTCAAGCAAACATTTACTTTAATTGATTCAAGTTTTGTCATGCCAAAAGAATTGGACATTTTCGGTTCTGCTGAAGCCAATATTCTGTGGCTCATGACGCCCCGATTAGACATCAGAATTACAACTCGAGCCTATGATTACGAGATTAATCAGCCAATTCCCAATTCATACTTTAACCGTCGGAGAGTCGAAGCAGCGGCTACAGCATCTGAATTTGATTCAATATATTGGAAACAAAATGATTTCGGGCTTTTATCCCCAAAGGAAATTCAAGCGTATGAATCCATAAGATTGAACATGGAAAATCCGGACTCGGCTTTGAGACAAAATCTTTTCAATGAATATTTCGGAGTTGTGGCTCGGACGATTTCGAGATTAGACCGCAAACCATTCACCGGATTTGAGGATGTAATCTCTTATAATCGAGTACAAGGATTATATCTCGGTATGGGACTTCGAACACCGCTTACAGACAGACTTGTAATGCAAAATAAGGTTGGATATGGATTCGCCGATGATGAACTCTACGGGCAGTCTCAGTTACAATATTATTTTGATGAATTAGAGCAATTTTCGGTTTATTCATTAGTGCATAAAAGCTTGAACAGGTCTGATGAACTGTCGCAATTACGAAAGCCTACAATGAGTTTGGTAACATTATTCAGCGGAAGAGATTATGGTGATTACTATTACTCCCAAGGTTTTGAATTCGGCGTTGAAGCCGGAATTGGTCAATTGGTTTTCTTGCGGCGTGACAATTTTTTCCGCCCCAAAAGAATCAAATTGTATTTCAAATCGGATAAACAAATGAATGCCGATATCAACAGCACTTTTTCAATTTTCGGTAAAGGTGTCAGCAGGGACAACCCAAGGATAATCGAAGGAAATATGAATTCAATCGGAATGGAAATGAATTGGGATTATCATTCTCGGAGGAGATTTTCCGAAAGTGGTTTCCAATTAGCAGCTGAAATTTCAAATAAAGCAATCGGAAGCGATTTTGATTTCACGAGATTTCACGGCGCTTTTTTTGTCCGATTCCAAACAATGCCGTCGTGGCTCGCTGATTTCAGAATTATTGGTGGATATTCGATTGGCAAAGTGCCTCCACAAAAGTTCTTCAGTCTCGAATCATCTACCTCCGGAATAGCAAGTGCAATATCTCTCCGTGCTATGAATGTGAAAGAATTTTATGGTTCAGAATTTTTCATTGCGTCCTTTGAACATAATTTCGGAGAACTAATACCCGGTATTTTGAGGATTCCAAGTGTGGCAGCATTTGGGATTGAATTCATTGCCTTTGGGCGATTAGCATTTACGGATTTTGGCAAAGATGCGATTTTTGCTTCTGACAGCGTGAGTTCCTTTATACCGCCTACCACAGCATCAACTTCAGACAAATATTACTACGAAACAGGAATCGGATTAAACAAAATCTTGATTTTTTTCCGAATTGACTTAACAGCGAGACTTTCGCAAAGAAGCAAACCACAATTCATTCTAACATTCACAAATGCATCATTTTAA
- a CDS encoding hybrid sensor histidine kinase/response regulator, translated as MNNPKTPFNETFIPKVIVIDDNDQNLEIARTYLNSLKYNVSIASSGRKALSMIEADKPDLIILDIMMPVMDGFEFCSIVKSKKSTKDIPIIFLTALSETRDIVKAFNYGAVDYITKPFTREEFILRVKNHINIINQTRIIKEQNQKLNFLNQEKDGLLQITVHDLKNPLQTVLGYSDLIIRRLTKSDEHDLMKFVNPLRQSTLQAINIIQDLLEVNRLEEGNFILDMAKIDFRDVLMRAVDSFTHKASDKQISIIYNETDEDCFVEADGVKLERVFDNLISNALKFSPPNTKITKLQNCSIWKSIVIATEIIDQGPGFKEEDIPMMFKKFAKLSAKPTGDESTTGLGLSIVKKLTEAMGGSISFETVQNKGTKFTVNFELIKA; from the coding sequence ATGAATAATCCTAAAACTCCTTTTAATGAAACATTTATTCCGAAAGTAATTGTAATTGACGACAATGACCAAAACCTAGAAATTGCACGAACTTACTTAAATAGCTTAAAGTATAATGTTAGCATAGCAAGCTCGGGGAGAAAGGCACTTTCGATGATTGAAGCGGATAAGCCCGACCTCATAATCTTAGACATTATGATGCCTGTTATGGACGGTTTTGAATTTTGTTCTATCGTTAAATCCAAGAAATCTACTAAGGACATACCGATTATTTTTCTGACAGCACTGTCGGAAACGCGAGATATTGTGAAAGCGTTCAATTACGGCGCTGTTGATTATATCACCAAACCTTTTACCAGAGAGGAATTCATTTTACGAGTCAAAAACCATATCAATATTATAAACCAAACTCGAATCATTAAAGAACAAAATCAAAAACTAAATTTTTTAAATCAAGAGAAAGACGGTCTTTTGCAAATCACGGTTCATGATTTGAAAAATCCATTGCAAACAGTTTTGGGATATTCGGATTTGATTATCCGCAGACTTACAAAAAGCGACGAGCACGACCTAATGAAATTCGTCAATCCATTGCGCCAATCAACGTTGCAAGCGATAAATATAATACAGGACCTGCTTGAAGTTAATCGCTTAGAAGAAGGGAATTTCATCCTCGATATGGCAAAGATTGATTTTAGAGATGTGCTGATGAGAGCTGTTGACTCATTCACTCATAAAGCCTCAGACAAACAGATTTCGATAATTTACAACGAGACCGACGAAGATTGTTTCGTAGAAGCAGATGGGGTCAAACTTGAAAGAGTTTTTGATAATTTGATTTCGAATGCTTTGAAATTTTCTCCACCCAATACGAAAATTACTAAATTGCAAAATTGTTCAATCTGGAAGTCCATCGTTATCGCTACGGAAATTATAGACCAGGGACCAGGTTTTAAAGAGGAAGACATTCCGATGATGTTCAAAAAATTTGCTAAATTATCAGCTAAACCAACAGGCGACGAAAGCACGACCGGGTTGGGTTTGTCCATCGTGAAGAAACTAACTGAAGCAATGGGTGGAAGTATTTCATTCGAAACGGTTCAAAATAAAGGTACGAAATTCACAGTAAATTTTGAATTGATAAAAGCTTAA